The following coding sequences are from one Wenzhouxiangella sp. AB-CW3 window:
- a CDS encoding protein-disulfide reductase DsbD family protein: MMRSLFAALILLPLLSWAAPEYGTVERDHIRAELIAEITAVEPGQSFWAGLRLEPDDNWHTYWLNPGDSGLPTQLHWDLPDGVKAGEIEWAWPEALQMGHLVNYGYKDGHLLPVRIDTPDSLVPGETLTLVVDAAWLVCEEICIPGDATLALDLDVIDHGQRRESPHAALFADTLERVPEKAGWTARFNTEGGNLSVQVVPEDIDLSGDLAFFVINDNLVEHAREPSVLAENGQILVSQPLSAYFSRAPEQLEFILVDHDAGQAWHLSAETGELLSAGALVDSSSPGWALALILALAGGVLLNLMPCVFPVLSIKAMSLVSGAGHDQRGHGLAYTAGVLVSFAVLAAVLLALRAGGEAIGWGFQLQSAWFVALLVYILFALGLSLSGLFDFGTRLMGIGQGLTEKGGSRGSFFTGVLACVVASPCTAPFMGAALGAAVFMPWPMAMSVFLALGFGLALPMLVLSFSPALARRLPRPGPWMETFKQAMAFPLYLAVVWLLWVLARQTDPTGLALVLSGMVVLAFALWLGGRESRGESLVVARHAAVGLSLIFVLSTLFSADRFGGAEAVSVDNAHWETYSAETLAELRDDPERAVLVNMTADWCITCLVNERVALNTSAVREAMEENDVVYLKGDWTRRDPDITEYLSSYDRNGVPLYVLYPRNGEDPRVLPQVLTPQLVIQALERS; encoded by the coding sequence ATGATGCGAAGTCTTTTTGCCGCGCTGATCCTGTTGCCCTTACTGTCCTGGGCCGCTCCCGAATACGGCACGGTGGAGCGCGATCATATTCGCGCCGAGCTGATCGCCGAGATCACGGCCGTCGAGCCGGGCCAGTCTTTCTGGGCCGGACTCAGACTGGAACCCGACGACAACTGGCACACCTACTGGCTCAATCCGGGTGATTCGGGGCTGCCGACGCAACTGCACTGGGACCTGCCCGATGGCGTGAAAGCCGGCGAGATTGAATGGGCCTGGCCCGAAGCCCTGCAGATGGGCCACCTGGTCAACTACGGCTACAAGGACGGACACCTGTTGCCGGTGCGCATCGATACCCCGGACAGCCTCGTACCGGGCGAGACGCTCACGTTGGTGGTCGATGCCGCCTGGCTGGTGTGCGAGGAAATCTGCATTCCGGGCGACGCGACTTTGGCGCTGGATCTGGATGTAATCGATCACGGCCAGCGACGCGAATCGCCTCATGCCGCACTGTTTGCCGACACGCTTGAACGCGTGCCCGAGAAAGCGGGGTGGACGGCGCGCTTCAATACCGAAGGGGGCAATCTGAGTGTGCAGGTGGTCCCGGAAGACATCGACCTTTCCGGCGATCTGGCCTTTTTTGTCATCAACGACAACCTGGTCGAACATGCCCGGGAGCCCAGCGTGCTGGCCGAGAACGGCCAGATTCTTGTTTCTCAACCGCTGTCGGCCTATTTCAGCCGGGCGCCCGAACAGCTGGAATTTATCCTGGTCGACCACGACGCCGGGCAGGCCTGGCATCTTTCGGCCGAGACCGGCGAACTGCTCAGTGCCGGCGCGCTGGTCGACTCGTCGTCACCCGGCTGGGCACTGGCGCTGATTCTGGCGCTGGCCGGCGGTGTCTTGCTCAACCTCATGCCCTGCGTGTTTCCGGTGCTGTCGATCAAGGCCATGAGCCTGGTTTCCGGTGCCGGCCACGACCAGCGCGGTCATGGGCTGGCCTACACCGCCGGGGTGCTGGTCAGCTTTGCGGTGCTGGCGGCCGTGTTGCTGGCGCTGCGCGCCGGCGGCGAAGCCATAGGCTGGGGATTCCAGCTGCAATCGGCCTGGTTCGTTGCCCTGCTGGTCTACATCCTGTTTGCCCTGGGTCTTTCATTGTCGGGACTGTTCGATTTTGGGACCCGGCTGATGGGCATTGGCCAGGGGCTGACCGAGAAGGGGGGTTCCAGGGGCTCATTCTTTACCGGCGTGCTGGCCTGCGTGGTGGCCAGCCCCTGTACCGCCCCCTTCATGGGCGCGGCTCTGGGCGCGGCGGTGTTCATGCCCTGGCCCATGGCCATGAGCGTGTTTCTTGCCCTCGGGTTCGGGCTGGCGCTGCCCATGCTGGTTCTGAGCTTCAGCCCGGCATTGGCGCGCCGCCTGCCACGACCGGGGCCGTGGATGGAGACCTTCAAGCAGGCCATGGCTTTTCCGCTCTACCTGGCCGTGGTCTGGCTGCTGTGGGTACTGGCCCGGCAGACCGATCCCACCGGCCTGGCGCTGGTGCTGTCGGGCATGGTGGTGCTGGCCTTTGCCCTGTGGCTGGGCGGGCGTGAGTCACGTGGGGAAAGCCTGGTGGTCGCCCGGCATGCGGCCGTGGGGCTGAGCCTGATCTTCGTGCTCTCGACCCTGTTTTCGGCCGATCGTTTCGGTGGCGCGGAAGCGGTATCGGTCGACAACGCACACTGGGAAACGTATTCGGCCGAAACCCTGGCCGAGTTGCGCGACGACCCCGAACGTGCCGTGCTGGTCAACATGACCGCCGACTGGTGCATCACCTGCCTGGTCAACGAACGCGTGGCGCTGAACACGTCGGCAGTGCGCGAGGCCATGGAAGAGAACGACGTGGTCTATCTCAAGGGCGACTGGACCCGGCGCGACCCGGACATCACCGAGTACCTTTCAAGCTACGACCGCAACGGCGTACCGCTTTACGTGCTGTATCCGAGAAATGGTGAGGACCCAAGGGTTCTGCCCCAGGTACTCACCCCGCAACTGGTCATTCAGGCACTGGAACGTTCCTGA
- a CDS encoding alpha/beta hydrolase family protein translates to MTLLIRALAPAAFFMLAFSPAVQAEQADSLAYLDQLPELIDRDLFFGDPEISGAQLSPDGQYVTFMRPYEGVRNIWIKEQGQSFDDARPLTADSRPVPGYFWTHDSGYVLYVQDRDGDENFHVWAVDPQGEPDDNGVPAARNLTDGEDVRAQIISVPRSNPDRLVVGINDRDPALHDVYAVSIATGERELLIENVDNVAGWSADLEGNIRLATRQTDAGGTEVMRVADGELGDVLFECSWQETCGPAGFLPDGDRVWFQSNRGEDIDLVGLYILDLESGDTELFERDPEGEVDFGGVILSPATDELLATVYVGDRPRIYPHDENFEADLEFLRENLPEGEIGISSMTADERLALVSLSRDVDPGTVYLFDREQRTVEKFYRSRPEIDPDQMSEMKPIRYTARDGLEIPAYLTIPRGADPENLAVVALIHGGPWARDTWGYRSQVQFLANRGYAVLQPNFRGSAGFGKTFLNAGNNEWGDAMQDDITDGIKHLIEEGIADPDRVCIMGGSYGGYATLAGMVFTPELYACGVNIVGVSNIITLLNSIPPYWGPIREMFIRRVGDPDTEEGRKQLERQSPINHVEQIASPLLVIHGANDPRVRQAEADQIVVAMRESDLPVEYIVAPDEGHGFRGLENRMAMFARTEEFLASHLGGRYQPDMAEDIAVQLAAITVDVDEVELPDLADELAAARTRPLPTVNAEQILDGRLEYVTRLSVQGNELEVPATRTIERTEQDGRTVIEVRSESSSPMGEASDRIVVDGRTLRPIKRRAEQGPATIKVDFDSRQISGEIDAGAQQIPIDIELDAPVFGGETALELVISALPLTQDYRRPLRFAEIGMQQQVRYFNLTVTDRESIDVPAGEFEAWRIELSALDDEGGDQVIWRKADAPYQVLRVQGQLPPQMGGGEFTTELTATD, encoded by the coding sequence ATGACGTTATTGATCCGGGCGCTTGCGCCTGCTGCTTTCTTCATGCTGGCATTCAGCCCGGCCGTCCAGGCCGAGCAGGCTGATTCGCTGGCCTATCTCGACCAGCTGCCCGAGCTGATCGACCGCGACCTGTTTTTTGGCGACCCCGAAATCTCGGGTGCCCAGCTCTCCCCGGACGGGCAGTACGTCACGTTCATGCGTCCTTATGAGGGGGTGCGCAACATCTGGATCAAGGAGCAGGGCCAGTCTTTTGACGACGCCCGCCCGCTGACGGCCGATAGCCGCCCGGTGCCCGGCTATTTCTGGACCCACGACTCCGGGTACGTGCTGTATGTCCAGGACCGCGATGGCGACGAGAACTTTCATGTCTGGGCCGTCGATCCACAGGGAGAACCCGATGACAACGGCGTGCCGGCCGCGCGCAACCTGACCGATGGCGAAGACGTTCGCGCCCAGATCATCTCCGTGCCGCGCAGCAACCCGGACCGGCTTGTCGTCGGCATCAACGACCGCGATCCGGCCCTGCATGACGTCTATGCCGTGTCCATCGCCACCGGCGAACGCGAACTGCTGATCGAGAATGTCGACAACGTGGCCGGATGGAGCGCCGACCTGGAGGGCAACATCCGCCTGGCGACCCGTCAGACCGATGCCGGCGGCACGGAAGTGATGCGCGTGGCCGACGGCGAACTGGGCGATGTCCTGTTCGAGTGTTCCTGGCAGGAAACCTGCGGCCCGGCCGGCTTTCTTCCCGACGGCGATCGGGTCTGGTTCCAGTCCAACCGGGGCGAGGATATTGACCTGGTCGGTCTTTATATCCTCGACCTTGAAAGCGGAGACACCGAACTGTTCGAGCGCGACCCCGAAGGCGAGGTCGATTTCGGTGGCGTGATTCTTTCGCCGGCCACCGATGAGCTGCTGGCCACCGTGTACGTGGGCGATCGGCCGCGGATCTATCCGCACGACGAGAACTTCGAGGCCGACCTCGAGTTCCTGCGCGAGAACCTGCCGGAAGGCGAAATCGGCATTAGCTCGATGACCGCCGACGAGCGACTCGCCCTGGTCAGCCTGTCACGCGACGTGGATCCGGGTACGGTCTACCTGTTCGACCGCGAGCAGCGCACGGTCGAGAAATTCTACCGGAGCCGCCCCGAGATCGACCCGGACCAGATGTCTGAAATGAAGCCGATTCGCTACACCGCACGCGACGGCCTGGAGATTCCCGCCTACCTGACGATTCCGCGCGGTGCCGATCCGGAGAACCTGGCGGTTGTCGCCCTGATTCACGGCGGACCGTGGGCCCGCGATACATGGGGTTACCGGTCCCAGGTGCAGTTTCTGGCCAATCGCGGCTATGCCGTGCTGCAGCCCAATTTCCGTGGCTCGGCCGGCTTCGGCAAGACCTTTCTCAATGCCGGCAACAACGAGTGGGGCGATGCCATGCAGGATGACATCACCGATGGCATCAAGCACCTGATCGAAGAAGGCATCGCCGATCCCGATCGGGTCTGCATCATGGGCGGCTCTTATGGCGGATACGCCACACTGGCCGGCATGGTCTTTACGCCCGAGCTGTATGCCTGCGGCGTGAATATTGTCGGGGTGTCCAACATCATTACTCTGCTCAACTCCATTCCGCCCTACTGGGGACCGATCCGGGAAATGTTCATCCGCCGGGTGGGTGATCCGGATACCGAGGAAGGTCGCAAGCAGCTCGAGCGGCAGTCGCCGATCAATCACGTCGAGCAGATTGCCAGCCCGCTGCTGGTCATTCACGGCGCCAACGACCCGCGGGTACGTCAGGCCGAGGCTGACCAGATTGTCGTGGCCATGCGCGAAAGCGATCTGCCGGTTGAGTACATCGTGGCGCCGGATGAAGGCCACGGTTTCCGCGGTCTCGAGAATCGCATGGCCATGTTTGCCCGCACCGAGGAGTTCCTCGCCAGCCATCTGGGAGGACGCTACCAGCCCGACATGGCCGAGGACATTGCCGTGCAGCTCGCTGCCATCACCGTCGATGTCGACGAAGTCGAGCTGCCGGACCTGGCCGACGAGCTGGCCGCCGCGCGCACCCGACCGCTGCCCACGGTCAATGCCGAACAGATCCTTGATGGGCGTCTGGAGTACGTGACCCGGCTTTCGGTCCAGGGCAATGAGCTGGAAGTGCCGGCCACGCGCACGATCGAGCGTACCGAACAGGACGGCCGCACCGTCATCGAAGTACGCTCAGAATCGAGCTCGCCGATGGGCGAGGCCAGCGACCGGATCGTGGTCGATGGGCGCACCTTGCGGCCGATCAAGCGTCGTGCCGAACAGGGCCCGGCCACCATCAAGGTCGATTTCGACAGCCGGCAGATCAGTGGCGAGATTGATGCGGGCGCCCAGCAGATACCCATCGACATCGAGCTCGACGCGCCCGTCTTTGGCGGTGAAACCGCCCTGGAGCTGGTGATCAGCGCATTGCCGCTGACACAGGATTACCGTCGGCCGCTGCGCTTTGCCGAGATCGGCATGCAACAACAGGTCCGCTACTTCAACCTGACGGTGACCGACAGGGAATCCATCGATGTGCCCGCGGGCGAGTTCGAAGCCTGGCGCATCGAGCTCTCCGCTCTGGACGACGAGGGTGGCGACCAAGTGATCTGGCGCAAAGCCGATGCACCCTACCAGGTGCTGCGGGTCCAGGGCCAACTGCCGCCCCAGATGGGTGGTGGCGAATTCACCACCGAGTTGACCGCCACGGACTAA
- a CDS encoding DUF3185 family protein, with protein sequence MSTKRIVGIGLLIVGLGLLFFGFQATDTLTEEVHETLTGRFTDETTWYLIGGAAAAVVGLLLTLFGGKR encoded by the coding sequence ATGAGCACCAAGCGCATTGTCGGCATTGGCCTGCTGATCGTCGGCCTCGGCCTGCTGTTCTTCGGCTTCCAGGCCACCGATACCCTGACCGAGGAAGTCCATGAAACCCTCACCGGCCGCTTTACCGATGAAACCACCTGGTACCTGATCGGGGGAGCTGCCGCCGCGGTCGTCGGCTTGCTGCTGACGCTGTTTGGCGGGAAACGCTAA
- a CDS encoding CYTH domain-containing protein produces the protein MTHTEIERKFLVAGPGWKQPGKGERVRQAYLSTDKQRVVRVRVIEDDAWLTIKGQSEGITRLEFEYPIPLADAEVMLDTLCYQPFIDKTRYRIEHGNHVWEVDEFNGDNHGLVVAEIELEAEDEAFERPEWLGEEVSDDPRYFNSNLIDHPYREWSRQA, from the coding sequence ATGACCCATACAGAGATCGAACGCAAATTTCTGGTCGCCGGTCCGGGCTGGAAGCAGCCTGGCAAGGGCGAACGTGTTCGTCAGGCTTACCTGTCGACCGACAAGCAGCGGGTGGTGCGCGTCCGCGTGATCGAAGATGACGCCTGGCTGACGATCAAGGGACAGAGCGAGGGGATCACACGGCTGGAATTCGAATATCCGATTCCACTGGCTGATGCCGAGGTCATGCTCGATACCCTCTGTTACCAACCGTTCATCGACAAGACCCGCTACCGGATCGAGCATGGCAACCATGTCTGGGAAGTCGACGAGTTCAATGGCGATAACCACGGACTGGTAGTCGCTGAAATCGAACTCGAGGCCGAGGACGAAGCCTTCGAGCGCCCCGAGTGGCTGGGCGAGGAGGTCTCTGATGACCCGCGCTATTTCAACTCCAATCTGATTGATCACCCTTACCGGGAGTGGAGCAGGCAGGCCTGA
- a CDS encoding macro domain-containing protein has translation MPIKLVTGDITDQPDLDAVVNAANAQLMPGGGVAGAIHRAAGSQLAEACQPLAPIAPGQAVITRGYKLPNPWIIHALGPRYGIDEPADRLLADAYRNALRLCEKKALASVGFPALSAGAFGYPLEEAAEIAMDTVRQYRPDSLQVRFVLFDDKTLAAFRSFAREG, from the coding sequence ATGCCCATCAAACTCGTCACCGGCGACATCACCGATCAGCCCGATCTCGACGCGGTGGTCAATGCCGCCAATGCCCAGCTGATGCCCGGGGGTGGCGTGGCTGGTGCGATTCATCGGGCCGCCGGGTCGCAACTGGCCGAGGCCTGCCAGCCGCTAGCGCCCATCGCTCCGGGCCAGGCGGTGATCACCCGCGGCTACAAGCTGCCCAACCCGTGGATTATTCATGCCCTGGGGCCGCGCTATGGTATCGACGAGCCGGCCGACCGGTTGCTGGCCGATGCTTACCGCAATGCGCTTCGCTTGTGCGAGAAAAAGGCACTGGCCTCGGTCGGGTTTCCCGCGCTGTCGGCCGGTGCCTTCGGTTACCCGCTCGAGGAAGCCGCCGAAATTGCCATGGACACGGTACGGCAGTACCGACCCGATAGCCTGCAGGTGCGATTCGTTCTTTTTGACGACAAGACGTTGGCGGCTTTTCGATCGTTCGCCAGGGAGGGATGA
- a CDS encoding Na/Pi cotransporter family protein → MFRSLPLIVALALLGWAFWSSETVADIASGVALFLFGMMALEQGLRGLTGGTLERLLRLSTDRLWKGLTFGAASTALTQSSTLVSLLTISFLSSGLLGLQQGLGVIFGANLGTTTGAWLMAGPALHFNIGRGALPMLTFGVVFILTRQVTLRSLGWVLVGIGFLFLGIQWMKDGFEAFQQAFDLTAWTMTGWQGLVVYTAIGIFATVIMQSSHATLILTITALAAGQIGYENALAISIGANIGTAVSTGLAAITANIEGRRLAGAHLLFNLVTAAVALLLITPFMLAVEWLAGLLSLAEENHAVRLAIFHTLFNLAGILIMVPLIPSMVRVLERVFRSKPAPASKPRYIGKAVADIPGPAMEAARKELVRLFGRIFKIIATSLNYEPAELRNAVDREKFKTPPHRVRSHDLDALYQERVKPLHGLIVDFLARVPVRGERARQLVMMRTSSQRLLESVKDTKHLQKNMVRYLRSSNPGIRGEYLAIRANLGELLQRLEALSRDPGEDLELSLGELAARAETNDIVTNGHLDQLIRDRAITAEQATSLMNDSAYAYRIASNLIAAARALFLPFEELDAELREELALESGELRDILQSSDETSRQQGGHSP, encoded by the coding sequence GTGTTTCGCAGTCTGCCACTGATCGTCGCCCTGGCCCTGCTGGGCTGGGCATTCTGGTCCAGCGAGACAGTGGCCGACATCGCCTCCGGCGTGGCCCTTTTCCTGTTCGGCATGATGGCGCTGGAACAGGGCCTGCGCGGACTGACCGGCGGCACGCTGGAACGTCTGCTGAGGTTGTCGACGGACCGGCTCTGGAAGGGGCTGACTTTCGGTGCGGCTTCCACGGCGCTGACCCAGTCGAGCACGCTGGTCTCGTTGCTGACCATCTCCTTTCTCAGTTCCGGACTGCTTGGGCTGCAGCAAGGGCTGGGGGTGATCTTCGGCGCCAACCTGGGCACCACCACCGGCGCCTGGCTGATGGCCGGGCCGGCACTGCACTTCAATATCGGGCGCGGCGCATTGCCAATGCTGACCTTCGGCGTGGTATTCATTCTCACCCGCCAGGTGACCCTGCGTTCGCTGGGCTGGGTACTGGTCGGAATCGGCTTCCTGTTTCTGGGCATTCAATGGATGAAGGACGGCTTCGAAGCCTTTCAGCAGGCCTTCGACCTGACGGCCTGGACCATGACCGGTTGGCAGGGACTGGTGGTCTACACCGCCATCGGCATCTTCGCGACGGTGATCATGCAGTCCAGCCATGCCACGCTGATTCTGACCATCACCGCCCTGGCCGCCGGACAGATTGGGTACGAGAATGCGCTGGCCATTTCCATTGGCGCCAACATCGGCACGGCGGTGTCTACCGGATTGGCGGCCATCACCGCCAATATCGAGGGCCGACGACTGGCCGGTGCCCACCTGTTGTTCAATCTGGTCACTGCGGCCGTGGCACTATTACTGATAACGCCTTTCATGCTGGCCGTGGAGTGGCTGGCCGGACTGCTGAGCCTGGCCGAAGAAAACCATGCCGTGCGACTGGCCATCTTCCACACCCTGTTCAACCTGGCCGGCATCCTGATCATGGTGCCGCTGATCCCGTCCATGGTAAGGGTCCTCGAGCGTGTGTTCCGGAGCAAGCCGGCACCGGCCAGCAAGCCGCGCTACATCGGCAAGGCGGTTGCCGACATCCCGGGCCCAGCCATGGAAGCCGCGCGCAAGGAACTGGTGCGCCTTTTCGGTCGCATCTTCAAGATCATTGCCACATCACTGAACTACGAGCCGGCCGAATTGCGCAACGCGGTCGACCGGGAAAAGTTCAAGACACCCCCGCATCGTGTGCGCTCACACGACCTGGATGCACTGTACCAGGAGCGGGTCAAACCACTTCACGGCCTGATCGTGGATTTTCTGGCCCGGGTTCCCGTCCGGGGCGAGCGGGCCCGCCAACTCGTTATGATGCGGACATCGAGCCAGCGTTTGCTCGAATCGGTCAAAGACACCAAGCACCTTCAGAAAAATATGGTGCGTTACCTGCGCTCGTCAAATCCCGGTATTCGTGGTGAGTACCTGGCCATTCGCGCCAACCTCGGAGAACTGCTGCAGCGGCTCGAAGCGCTTTCACGCGACCCGGGCGAAGACCTTGAACTCAGCCTGGGGGAATTGGCAGCACGTGCCGAAACCAATGACATCGTCACCAACGGTCATCTTGACCAACTTATCCGCGATCGAGCAATCACTGCCGAACAGGCCACCTCGCTGATGAACGACAGCGCCTACGCCTACCGAATCGCAAGCAACCTGATTGCGGCTGCGCGTGCACTTTTCCTGCCGTTCGAGGAGCTGGACGCCGAACTGCGCGAAGAGCTGGCGCTGGAGTCGGGTGAGTTACGCGACATCCTGCAATCGTCGGATGAAACAAGCAGGCAACAAGGAGGACATTCTCCATGA
- a CDS encoding redoxin domain-containing protein has product MMQVLATSLLLALSTAVIAAPQIGQPAPDFTLTDTQGNEVSLSDFRGQTVILEWTNHDCPFVVKHYQPGNMQDQQRLARNQHDAVWLSIISSRPGAQGHVSPEEADELTASRDAYPNAVLIDEPGDVGRAYDARVTPHMYIIDAEGILRYMGGIDSNPSRDPEDIPDATQYVVVALEQMAAGEEITDSVTRPYGCQVHY; this is encoded by the coding sequence ATGATGCAAGTGTTGGCCACCAGTCTGCTGCTGGCCCTGTCCACCGCAGTGATTGCCGCTCCTCAGATCGGTCAACCCGCACCCGATTTCACGCTGACCGACACCCAGGGCAATGAAGTGTCGCTGTCTGATTTTCGCGGCCAGACCGTGATCCTGGAATGGACCAATCACGACTGTCCATTTGTGGTCAAACACTACCAGCCCGGCAACATGCAGGACCAGCAGCGCCTGGCCCGCAATCAACATGATGCGGTCTGGCTGTCGATCATCTCCTCGCGGCCCGGTGCCCAGGGTCACGTGTCGCCTGAAGAAGCCGACGAGCTGACAGCCAGCCGTGATGCCTATCCCAACGCAGTACTGATCGACGAGCCCGGCGATGTCGGCCGTGCCTATGACGCCCGCGTCACCCCGCACATGTACATCATCGATGCCGAGGGCATCCTGCGCTACATGGGCGGTATCGACTCCAACCCCAGCCGCGATCCCGAAGACATTCCCGACGCCACCCAGTACGTCGTGGTCGCACTCGAGCAGATGGCCGCTGGCGAGGAAATCACCGATTCGGTAACCCGTCCGTACGGTTGCCAGGTGCATTACTGA
- the mutM gene encoding bifunctional DNA-formamidopyrimidine glycosylase/DNA-(apurinic or apyrimidinic site) lyase, with product MPELPEVETTRRGLAPLVERERIAAITVRQRGLRWPVPIEVDGLGGEVIHALERRAKWLIWHLDSGCLLWHLGMSGSFRGWLDAPAPGPHDHVDVQMAGGYLVRYTDPRRFGALLYCAGSPLEHPRLAGLGPEPLGDRFDGDHLWQRSRGRRAPVKSFIMDSRIVVGVGNIYASEALFDAGIHPTRPAGRISRERYHRLAGTIRATLAAAIEVGGTSLRDFTVGDGTPGYFGQSLKVYGREGQPCPGCGAAVRRKVVGQRSTFYCPVCQT from the coding sequence ATGCCCGAATTGCCCGAAGTCGAAACCACCCGTCGCGGACTGGCGCCGCTGGTCGAGCGGGAGCGTATTGCCGCCATCACCGTGCGCCAGCGGGGGCTGCGCTGGCCGGTGCCGATCGAGGTCGACGGACTGGGCGGCGAAGTGATTCACGCGCTGGAACGGCGCGCCAAGTGGCTGATCTGGCATCTGGACAGCGGCTGCCTGCTCTGGCACCTGGGTATGTCAGGGTCGTTTCGCGGCTGGCTGGACGCACCCGCCCCCGGCCCGCACGACCATGTCGATGTGCAGATGGCCGGCGGCTATCTGGTTCGCTATACCGACCCGCGCCGCTTCGGAGCCCTGCTCTACTGTGCCGGCAGTCCACTTGAGCATCCACGCCTGGCTGGCCTGGGGCCTGAACCGCTGGGCGATAGATTCGATGGCGATCACCTGTGGCAACGGTCTCGGGGCAGACGAGCGCCCGTGAAATCCTTCATCATGGATTCGCGCATCGTGGTCGGTGTCGGCAATATCTATGCCTCCGAGGCGCTGTTCGACGCCGGCATCCATCCCACCCGGCCGGCGGGTCGGATCAGTCGCGAACGCTACCATCGACTTGCCGGGACCATCCGGGCCACCCTGGCCGCGGCCATCGAGGTGGGCGGCACTTCTCTGAGAGATTTCACCGTGGGCGACGGCACGCCGGGCTATTTCGGGCAATCGCTCAAAGTGTATGGCCGCGAGGGCCAACCGTGCCCAGGCTGCGGGGCCGCGGTGCGCCGGAAGGTTGTTGGTCAACGCAGTACTTTCTATTGCCCGGTTTGCCAGACCTGA
- a CDS encoding trans-sulfuration enzyme family protein, translating into MKNPANHDSTLDTACVHAGEEKLEARFGLNTPVITSSAFDYTDGEVRYPRYHNSLNHQVVAAKIARLEGAEAGLVTASGMGSISAVFLSLMKPGDHAVLLDGLYGGTTDLVEGLLTPSGFRFSIWDGDPDHLDSLITPHTRLLLVESPTNPLMTIVDLEHTAAIAQQHDTVSVIDNTFATPVVQQPIRHGFDLVVHSGTKYLGGHSDLLCGALAGSKELIEHIHPTVVRLGSSLNGQDLYLLERSLKTLSLRVRQQSANALELARRLDGHEAIDEVLYPGLPEHPSHTIASGQMKGFGGMLSLRLGKDRDPTRFLDALELIRPAISLGGVETTISQPSRSSHAKLGDSERNRLDIDDHLFRLSTGIEGVDDLWHDLRHALN; encoded by the coding sequence ATGAAGAACCCCGCAAACCATGACTCAACCCTGGACACCGCCTGCGTGCACGCCGGCGAAGAGAAGCTGGAGGCCCGTTTCGGTCTCAACACCCCGGTGATCACCAGTTCGGCGTTCGATTACACCGATGGCGAGGTGCGCTATCCGCGCTATCACAACAGCCTCAACCATCAGGTCGTGGCTGCGAAGATCGCCCGGCTGGAAGGCGCCGAAGCCGGGCTGGTGACCGCCAGCGGCATGGGCTCAATCAGCGCCGTGTTCCTGTCCCTGATGAAACCGGGCGATCACGCCGTCCTGCTCGACGGGCTCTACGGCGGCACCACCGACCTGGTCGAAGGGCTGCTCACCCCGTCAGGTTTTCGATTTTCGATCTGGGATGGCGACCCCGACCATCTCGACAGCCTGATCACGCCGCATACCCGCCTGCTGCTGGTCGAATCGCCAACCAACCCGCTCATGACCATCGTCGATCTCGAACACACTGCCGCCATCGCACAGCAGCACGACACCGTCAGCGTGATCGACAACACCTTCGCCACCCCGGTGGTGCAACAACCGATCCGGCATGGCTTCGACCTGGTCGTCCATTCCGGGACCAAGTATCTCGGCGGACATTCCGACCTGCTATGCGGTGCGCTGGCCGGCAGCAAGGAACTGATTGAGCACATTCATCCGACCGTCGTGCGACTGGGTTCAAGCCTCAACGGCCAGGATCTCTACCTGCTCGAACGTTCCCTCAAGACACTCTCGCTTCGGGTCAGGCAGCAGTCGGCCAATGCCCTGGAACTGGCCCGTCGGCTCGACGGGCACGAGGCCATCGACGAGGTGCTCTATCCGGGCCTGCCCGAACACCCGTCTCACACTATCGCCAGCGGCCAGATGAAAGGCTTCGGCGGCATGCTGTCGTTGCGGCTCGGAAAGGATCGCGACCCCACCCGTTTTCTCGACGCGCTGGAGCTGATTCGCCCGGCCATCAGCCTGGGTGGCGTGGAAACCACGATTTCCCAGCCATCACGTTCCAGCCATGCCAAGCTCGGCGACTCCGAACGGAATCGACTGGACATCGATGATCACCTGTTCCGGCTATCGACCGGCATCGAGGGCGTGGATGATCTGTGGCATGATCTTCGCCATGCGCTGAACTAG